Proteins encoded within one genomic window of Babesia bigemina genome assembly Bbig001, chromosome : IV:
- a CDS encoding -GTPase Der — MRFLSISLIVVAHSVVYGFLQPCRECCWALSGRSASCRRPAVRRAHFQPSGEGEPQLQEPDDRVDSPCEPVVAIVGRPNVGKSSIFNRISKQFHRGSIVSESPGTTRDRQYALADWEGCTFRLIDTGGLEDESEYAESIKAQVGDSLDHASVAIVVVDGQEGLTEGDLEVRDFVLDALKKRGNLRVLLCVNKCESFHFGDVLAEQFWRLGLGRPYPVSALHGTGLGELLNDCVAGFGRCTIEERHDVVVSFVGRPNCGKSSLVNLLAGSSRCLVSPKEGTTLDTVEVPIVRGEQRYLLIDTAGMRLQSKDRRSFLPKGRSLRAIRRSDVCVLVVDASWGISRNDVKLAEEIRAESRAAVIVCNKWDLVDKDPTVYKNAVSYVKEKLHWLDYADVVFTSAKTAQRVSNVLEACQNAHEQFSKSFTTALLNEVLREATFLQKPPVTHGKRLNIYYVCQVHSQPPGIALFCNDERLLTDDYAEYLEVFFRRSLNLTGSPIRWYPRAKRARHRVPDLRNRASKGSCNPRELLSL, encoded by the exons ATGAGATTCCTGAGCATCTCGCTGATAGTTGTGGCTCACAGCGTGGTGTACGGGTTCCTGCAGCCGTGCCGAGAATGCTGCTGGGCACTTAGTGGAAGGTCGGCTTCGTGCCGGCGGCCTGCAGTACGACGAGCGCACTTCCAACCCTCCGGAGAAGGAGAACCTCAGTTGCAGGAACCAGATGACCGCGTAGATTCACCATGCGAGCCTGTGGTTGCAATCGTTGGTCGTCCGAATGTCGGCAAATCCTCCATCTTCAATCGCATCTCCAAGCAG TTCCACCGCGGCAGCATCGTGTCGGAATCGCCAGGCACCACTAG GGATCGCCAATATGCGCTGGCCGACTGGGAGGGGTGCACCTTCCGGCTAATAGACACCGGCGGGCTGGAGGACGAGAGTGAATACGCCGAGTCG ATTAAGGCCCAAGTGGGAGATTCTCTGGACCATGCGTCGGTGGCCATAGTGGTGGTTGACGGCCAGGAAGGGCTCACCGAGGGTGACCTGGAGGTGCGGGACTTCGTGCTGgacgctttgaaaaagaGGGGAAATCTGCGCGTGTTGCTGTGTGTGAACAAGTGCGAGTCGTTCCACTTTGGCGACGTTTTGGCTGAG CAATTCTGGAGGCTGGGTCTGGGCCGTCCGTACCCAGTGAGCGCGCTGCACGGCACTGGGCTCGGGGAGCTCCTCAATGA TTGCGTTGCCGGATTTGGGCGTTGCACTATAGAGGAGCGGCACGACGTGGTGGTATCGTTCGTCGGGAG GCCCAACTGCGGCAAGTCTTCGCTGGTGAATCTGCTGGCTGGGAGCTCACGCTGCCTGGTGTCGCCGAAGGAGGGCACCACCCTGGACACGGTGGAGGTGCCCATTGTCAGAG GGGAACAGCGTTACCTATTGATCGACACCGCCGGCATGCGTCTACAGTCGAAGGACCGTCGGAGTTTCCTCCCCAAGGGTCGCAGCCTGAGG GCAATCCGCAGGAGCGACGTGTGCGTGCTGGTGGTGGACGCGAGCTGGGGCATCTCCCGCAACGATGTGAAGCTGGCCGAGGAGATACGGGCGGAGAGCCGCGCCGCGGTTATCGTGTGCAACAAGTGGGACCTGGTGGACAAGGATCCCACGGTGTACAAGAACGCAGTTAGCTACGTGAAGGAGAAACTGCACTGGCTGGACTACGCCGATGTCGTCTTCACCTCCGCCAAGACCGCCCAGCGAGTCAGCAACGTCCTGGAGGCATGCCAGAACGCGCACGAACAG TTCTCCAAGAGTTTCACCACCGCCTTGCTGAACGAGGTTCTGCGCGAGGCGACCTTCCTCCAGAAGCCGCCCGTGACGCATGGGAAACGACTGAACATCTACTACGTCTGCCAG GTTCACAGCCAGCCACCTGGCATTGCGCTGTTCTGCAACGACGAGCGCCTGCTGACCGACGACTACGCCGAGTACCTGGAGGTCTTTTTCCGGCGGTCACTCAACCTGACGGGCTCACCTATCCGCTGGTACCCCAGAGCCAAGAGAGCGAGGCACAGGGTGCCGGACCTCCGTAACCGCGCTTCCAAGGGCAGCTGCAACCCCCGGGAGCTGCTGTCCCTGTGA